A region of the Trichocoleus sp. genome:
CCCGAAGGACAAGACCCAATTAATACGCGCAATCAAGTCTTCGCCAATCTGTCTACTGCTGATTCAGGGCAACAAACTTCTGCGGTGAACACCTACTCTGGCAACGGTGGAAATTCCCTTTTGAACCAAATTGGGCAGGTGATTGGGATCGATTTGTCTTCAGTCACGGGACAATCTAGACAACGGCAAAATAGTTCCGCAGGAATTAACCTACGCCCATTTCTTGATCCCGCTGATGGTGGTACGGGTGCAAGGCTAAGGTAAGCCATCAAGGGGAGACGCAGAACGCAGGAAAAGTTAGGAAAAGGGAAGTCATCTTTAAGTTTGTGGAAGTTTGAAGAGGGGACTGCTATCAAGAAGTGAGGCAGTCTTCCTGAACCGAAGCAAGTTATCTCTTTTCATCCTTCATCTTTCATTCCTCCATCTGCTGCCTCCCCTTGCAGATTCTTGCAAAGGAAGTTGCCAAACGTGATACTATCCGTTTTGCCGCTCCGCGATCGGTTTGGGTAATCTATCCGCCTTTGCCTATCTACTTCCGCAAGATTCATGCAATCACAACATTCTCTCCATCGAACCAAAATTGTTGCAACGATCGGTCCTGCTACCAGTAGCCCAGAAGTATTGCGGGAGCTTATTCAAGCGGGAGCAACTACCTTACGCCTCAATTTTTCTCACGGGACGCATGACGATCATCAGCGCAGCATTCGCTTGATTCGTCAGATCTCGTTTGAACTGAATCAGCCTGTTGGCATTTTGCAAGACCTTCAGGGACCCAAGATTCGGTTAGGCAAGTTTGAAAATGGCTCAATCACGCTGAAAAAAGGCGATCCCTATATCCTGACAAGCAATCTGATGCCGGGGACGCAGGAAATGAGCTGTGTCACTTATAAGCCTCTAGCAGACGAAGTTCCAGAAGGCGCAACCATTCTGTTAGATGACGGACGGGTTGAAATGAAAGTGGAACAGGTCGATCGCACCAAACGGCAGCTTCACTGTCGCGTGGTTGTGGGTGGAGTTCTGTCCAACAATAAGGGCGTGAATTTTCCCGGCGTTTACCTCTCGATTCGTGCCATGACTGACAAGGACAGGGAAGACCTGATGTTTGGTCTGGATCAGGGAGTCGATTGGGTTGCCCTGAGCTTTGTTCGCAATCCGCAGGATGTTTTAGAGATCAAAGAACTGATTTCGAGTGCAGGTAAGAGTGTCCCTGTAATCGCCAAAATTGAGAAGCATGAGGCGATCGAGCAAATGGAGGCAATCTTGTCGCTCTGTGATGGAGTGATGGTGGCACGGGGTGACCTGGGTGTAGAGCTTCCGGCAGAGGAAGTGCCTTTGCTGCAAAAAAGATTGATTGCAACCTCGAATCGTTTGGGCATTCCGGTCATTACTGCAACCCAGATGCTCGATAGCATGGTCAACAATCCTCGTCCAACGAGGGCAGAAATTTCGGACGTGGCAAACGCCATTTTGGACGGTACTGATGCCGTAATGCTCTCGAATGAGACGGCTGTCGGAAACTTTCCAGTCCAGGCGGTGGAAACCATGGCAAGGATTGCAATGCGGATTGAACAAGATCAGTCCCCCAACCGCAACTTTGACATTATGGCGGGGCGATCGATCCCCAACGCAATTAGTCAGGCAGTCGGGCGGATTGCAGAGCAGCTTCAGTCTGCCGCGATCATGACGCTGACGAAGACCGGAGCGACAGCGCGCAACGTTTCAAAATTTCGTCCCAATAAACCCATTCTGGCAGTGACACCCCACGTCGATGTTGCCCGTCAGCTTCAACTGGTATGGGGAGTCCGTCCGCTGTTAGTGCTCGATCTGCCCTCAACCGGACAAACCTTCCAGGCAGCATTAAACGTTGCTCAAGAGAAGAAATTGTTGCAAGAGGGTGATCTCGTCGTGATGACTGCCGGAACGCTGCAGGGAGTCGCTGGCTCAACCGATCTGATTAAGGTTGAAGTGGTGACTGCTGTATTGGGTAAAGGCATTGGCATTGGTCAGGGATCAATCAGTGCCCGCGCCAGGGTGGTTCGCAACAGCCGCGAACTAAACAGCTTCAATGCAGGTGAAATTTTGGTGGTGCAGAAAACCAATGCTGACTATGTGGATGTGATTCGCAAAGCTGCAGGCATCGTGACTGAGGAAGATAGCCTCACCAGCCATGCCGCTGTGATTGGACTGCGCCTTGGGATTCCGGTGATTGTGGGCGTCAAGAGTGCAACAGAGGTGATCCGAGACGGAACAATCCTAACGCTCGACTTGCAACGAGGACTGGTCTATTCAGGCATGATGAATTTTGTCCAAACTGATGAAGCAATGTCAGTTTACTAATGCAGCGATGTCAGTTTAAGGATCAGTTGAAGTAGGGGGCGGAGAGCAGGAGAACGGGGAATACTCTGCCTCCTGATCCCTGTTCCCTATCGACGATTTGCATCAACTGCCCCAAGTAATCTTTCAACGCTGGCATTCGTTTCAATAAACGAAAAGAGATGCTTGAAGCGGATTTTGCCCTGGCGATCGATTAAAAACTGAGCAGGAAGGGGTGCACCTAGTGCCTGTCCCAGTTGATATTGGCGAAAGACTTTGCATTCAGGATCACTCAGCAAAGGCATCTTGAGGCCGAGATCTTGTTGGACGATCTGGCTTTGTTGGGGATCGGTGCTGGTGATCATCACAAGGGCAACGCCACGCCGCTTAAACTGATCGACAGCCTGGTTCAGGTCTTTGATGTGGGGATAGCAAAAGGGACAATAGTGCTGTTCTGAAAAGATACGAGTGAAAGCAAGCAGGACAAATCGATGGGCAGGGTTGCTGAGATAATCTGCCAGTTTGACGCGTTGCCCTGCCATGACATCAAACAGTTCAAACGGAGGAGCAAGGCTGCCAATCTGCAATGAGTTCGTCGGAGGAATTGGAAAAAAGTTCTTCGCGAAGCGTGGCGTGAACAGGCCGTTCAGTTCTGCGGAATTGACCATTATCCAGAGTTCCTTGCTGCTGCAAACTGCTCTCGGTTTGGACGGGCTGCCTGGTTTGGAAAGAGAGACTGGAGAGAACCATCTCGATCGTTTAAGGTTTCGTAGAAGAAGAACGATACACCAGCAAACTGTCGATCGCGAGTAACGTTGACCTGATCGATAATTTTTTGCGTATCAACCGGACGAGAAATCAAGCCTGCCAGGATACCAATGCCAACCGGAATACGACTGCGAAGACCCTTAAGTTCGGGACGATCGAGTTCACCGAGGAAGCGGTTCATATCTGCACGATAGACCTGCACAATCAATTCATCAATAAAGCCAAGTCGCTGCCAGGTAAACCAGTCTTGCAGATAGTTTTGATAAGCAAAATCTTTGGGATTGGGGGATAGGGAAATTAAGCTGTCAGGCTTGCGGGTTTTAACGGCTGAGTAAATTTTGACCATGAGATCAGTCACTTTACTCGCACGCCACTGCATCCAGTCCGGGTCGCGCGGATTTGCAGGCGGCAGTTTGCCTTTTTCCCGCTGATAAAGTTGCTGCGTGTAGGCGTCATATCCCAGATCTACAGGCATGCCAAAGTGATCATCAAACTGAATGCCATCCACTTTGTATTTATCAACCACCTCGACTGCCAGATCAACAATGAGCTTCTCAACTTCAGGATGCATCGGATTAAGCCAAACCGAAACATCTTCACCATGCATGTTAAAGGTTTGAGTGCCATCCCGCCGACGCAGTACCCAATCTGGGTGTCGCTGCACAAGCTCTGAAGTAGCCGGTGCCATTAAGCCAAACTCAAACCAGGGGATCACTGTTAAGTTGCGGCTGTGTCCCATTTCGATCGCTTCTGCCAACATATCCCGCTTCTCAAAGCCAGGATGAGGATGAACCTTGATACCTGTTGCTGTTTCTGCAACTTTGCTGGGGTAGAGGGTATAGCCGCTCTGCCAGACCGTTGGGTAGACCGTGTTGAAGTTGAGACGGCTCAATCGGCGCATCGCTTGACGCAGATTATCGCGGGAAAACAGGACATCACTATCTACATTGGTGAGCCAAACACCCCGAATCTCGCCGCTGGGAGGAGGAGTCGTAATTTGAGCAACTGCTGATGCCGGAAATCGTACCATCAGAGCTAAAGACAACCCTACCGCCATCAGACCTGCCCACCGTAAACGGCGTATCGTTTGGAGCAGTCGATCGCGCCCTTGGGTCAGCATTGTGAGGCATTGGTGAGTAATTGTCTTCCAGCTAAGTCGATCAGATCCCATAAAACTTGATTGTTGAGACAGTGGCTTCAAGAGAATAGAGCATTATGGCAATGGTTCGTCAACAGTGAGGTGTAAATTGTCAGAAATATTAGGGCTTGCAAATCCAGTTCCAGAATGGGTGTGTTTTGCCTTGAGTCCGGATGCGAATCACCTCCCGTTCCAACTGTTTGCGCTGTGCTGACGGTATCCCTATCAGCAGGTTCCGGCTCTGCCAAATAAGCGTGGCAACAGTGAAGCCAATACAAAGCGATAAACCAAAAGCAGCAATGCGGTGATAAACAATGCCGTAGCGAACGGCTGTCCAGGTAAAGTAGTCTCGCAATAGGGCAATTTCGGAGCGCAAATCCCAGAGACAGAATGGCGCTACAACGAACCAGAGCAATAGCACCAGGCTCCATCTGCCATAAACCATCGCTTGATGCAGTCGTTGCACCTGCCGCTCAAAGTTTAGATCGGTAAAGTACGGCTCTGTCGAGGAGGTATCTGCTGTTGTTGAACTGATTGGCTGGGGGGAGGGTTCGGGCGAAGTCATAGCGTTATTGAAAATTGGTGTCATTGAGAATTAGAACAAAATAGGCGGAGCAGGATCAAAAATTGCTTTAGCCAAACAAAAACGGTTCAGTCCAAAACTTTTTTACGCGATCGGGATGCCATACTAATACATAAGTACTAAAATTAGCCTGTGCAAATTTGGTCGCAGAGGATTTATGACCGTTGAACAAACCTCTCAACTGATTCAACTCATCCTCAACTCGGGGCTGCTTGTCGCAATCTGTAGTGTTTTGATGGTTGGGCTCATGTTCCGCCACCTGGTAATTGGGTATCGGTTGCGCCTGTTGCGCCAAACCTATTTTGACTTGCTCACGGTTGCAATTCCTTTGCGTCACGATCGCCTGCTTCACCTCAAAATTCAACTGCGCGATCTGCGACATCACTATCGCCTGACCTGCTGTAGCACCTGGGCTGGCTGCACAGCGTTAATTTGCTCATTGCTGAGTATGCTGACGATGACCCTGAGATCGCTGATTGAAGCAAACGCCTTGATCCCGATCGCTCTGGTGTTTTTTGTACTTGGGATCGGAATTTTGCTTGTCAGCATCGGGTTTGTCTGGCTCGATTTTCAGGCAGACGATCGATCCCTCCTGCAAGAAATTCAGTGGATTTTAACCAACCGCTCAATTCCTGTAACCCTAGCAGCACCTAAGCTAACGCTGCCTCACCGAGTTTCCCAACGCCGCCAATCAGGAGTGAATTCATCCGCATCCGGTATGGATTAACCATCGAAATCCTTGACTAGGGGTTATATAATTGGCACGTCTTTTGCAAAAATTAACGTTAATCCGGGTTGGTTAACTTTATCTTTATCCGATGCTCCAAGGTAAAACTCCCTCGGCATTCATACTGGCGTTGCTTCTATCCTTTGCTGCCTCTCCCAAGCCCCTGGCAGCATTGTTCGTGACCGACCCCGCTCTGGCACAGTCTGCTGCAACACAAACTTCTTTTCCACCCCCCGATTCTGTCCCTAGCGGTTCCACTCTGCGGATCAGCAGTTCAGACAGTATGTCCGCAACGAATCAGGCACTCAAACAAAAATTTGAGGCGCAGTACTCTGGGACAGCCGTTGAGACAGCGATGGGTAGCTCGGATGAAGCATTGAAGGCGGTTTTAGATGGCAAAGCAGATCTGGCAGCGATCGGCAGAGCTTTGACCGAGGCAGAAAAATCTCAAGGACTCGTCGGAGTGCCGATCAGTCGCGAAAAGATTGCGATAATCGTTAGCTCAGACAGCTTGTTTCAGAGCAACCTATCCTTTGAGCAGTTTGCCAGAATTTTCCGAGGAGAAATTACCAATTGGTCTCAAGTTGGAGGCGCTGCGGGAAAAATTCGCTTCGTTGACCGACCCGAAACAAGTGATACTCGGCAAGCGCTGAGTCAATATCAGGTTTTTCGATCGGCTCCCTTTCAGGCAGGTAAGACTGCAACGCCTGTTGCTGAGGACAAAGCGGCTGCCGTCATTACCAATTTGGGACAGGATGGAATTAGCTATGCCGTTGCGAACCAGGTAACCACTCAACCTAACGTTCGCATTTTGTCGATGCATGGCACGCTTCCCACTAACCCGGCTTATCCCTACTCCCAACCTCGTAACTATGTTTACAAGCAGATGACAAGCCCGGTAGCCCAGGGATTTCTTGGCTTTGTCGCTGCTCCAATTGGGCAAGAGACGATCGCCCAAGCTGACACACTCGGAACTGCTACCGCCCCATCTGTCTTACTTGCAACAAACGCAGCCAG
Encoded here:
- the pyk gene encoding pyruvate kinase, encoding MQSQHSLHRTKIVATIGPATSSPEVLRELIQAGATTLRLNFSHGTHDDHQRSIRLIRQISFELNQPVGILQDLQGPKIRLGKFENGSITLKKGDPYILTSNLMPGTQEMSCVTYKPLADEVPEGATILLDDGRVEMKVEQVDRTKRQLHCRVVVGGVLSNNKGVNFPGVYLSIRAMTDKDREDLMFGLDQGVDWVALSFVRNPQDVLEIKELISSAGKSVPVIAKIEKHEAIEQMEAILSLCDGVMVARGDLGVELPAEEVPLLQKRLIATSNRLGIPVITATQMLDSMVNNPRPTRAEISDVANAILDGTDAVMLSNETAVGNFPVQAVETMARIAMRIEQDQSPNRNFDIMAGRSIPNAISQAVGRIAEQLQSAAIMTLTKTGATARNVSKFRPNKPILAVTPHVDVARQLQLVWGVRPLLVLDLPSTGQTFQAALNVAQEKKLLQEGDLVVMTAGTLQGVAGSTDLIKVEVVTAVLGKGIGIGQGSISARARVVRNSRELNSFNAGEILVVQKTNADYVDVIRKAAGIVTEEDSLTSHAAVIGLRLGIPVIVGVKSATEVIRDGTILTLDLQRGLVYSGMMNFVQTDEAMSVY
- a CDS encoding redoxin domain-containing protein, which translates into the protein MVNSAELNGLFTPRFAKNFFPIPPTNSLQIGSLAPPFELFDVMAGQRVKLADYLSNPAHRFVLLAFTRIFSEQHYCPFCYPHIKDLNQAVDQFKRRGVALVMITSTDPQQSQIVQQDLGLKMPLLSDPECKVFRQYQLGQALGAPLPAQFLIDRQGKIRFKHLFSFIETNASVERLLGAVDANRR
- a CDS encoding glycoside hydrolase family 10 protein; the protein is MGSDRLSWKTITHQCLTMLTQGRDRLLQTIRRLRWAGLMAVGLSLALMVRFPASAVAQITTPPPSGEIRGVWLTNVDSDVLFSRDNLRQAMRRLSRLNFNTVYPTVWQSGYTLYPSKVAETATGIKVHPHPGFEKRDMLAEAIEMGHSRNLTVIPWFEFGLMAPATSELVQRHPDWVLRRRDGTQTFNMHGEDVSVWLNPMHPEVEKLIVDLAVEVVDKYKVDGIQFDDHFGMPVDLGYDAYTQQLYQREKGKLPPANPRDPDWMQWRASKVTDLMVKIYSAVKTRKPDSLISLSPNPKDFAYQNYLQDWFTWQRLGFIDELIVQVYRADMNRFLGELDRPELKGLRSRIPVGIGILAGLISRPVDTQKIIDQVNVTRDRQFAGVSFFFYETLNDRDGSLQSLFPNQAARPNREQFAAARNSG